A stretch of DNA from Nymphalis io chromosome 22, ilAglIoxx1.1, whole genome shotgun sequence:
CTTCCTTTCTTCACGCTTTTTAAAGTACTCCGGGTATTGAGCCTTTTCTAATGGGTGCCAGTAATCTAGCACCCAATCTGGTGGTATAACCTCACGCTCTTGGGCCACACCTCCATGGCTGTAAGGGACTGTAACAGAGAGCATATAATTAAAGTCACATTATCTTATATGTACTCAGACCAATTGTTGTGccatttcataaattaaagaataacaataaatgaaaacaattagTAAGCTCTCACAAATACTAAGatacagttttaataataatttataataaatataaaacaaataaaactaaatatccATAATTATTCCAATAATTGCAAGTTTaagcacttaataaaatataagccgagatggcccagtggtaaggttaatttgtgattataattcatttcgtgctttactgtgaacgaaaacatcgtgaggaaacctgcatgtgtctaatttcactgaaattctgccacatgtgtattccaccaacaccactggagcagcatggtggaataagctcaaaaccttctcctcaaaaaatggagaggaggcctttatcctagaagtgggacattcacaggctgttacggaatacagaataaaattaatgttaaataaagaaTGACTGCTTACATTTCTTAGGAATAGGATGTTGTTTTAAGAAAAGCTCTTCTTCACCCTCCTTTAACAGTTCAACGGCTTTACGCATATCTGTGATCTTGGCATTCTGGTCGAAACGGTCCCTCATCAACACAGCTTGGTAACGGTATACATGACTGCAATgtcagatataatataaaaccagtTTTTTTGCAGTATATAtcattaacacaatttattataaacaagaaaCAACGTTTCTATGCATTATACACTAAATTAAAAGCTAAAGCTCTacataagttaaataattatgtaatcaaaattaaacctgatgacattttttatttttaaggtccagtaacaaaaaaataataattaaaatctgcAAAATAAAAGGTTAGTTGTTGAAAACAAGAAGTTACGTAACGGTTAAGGACATTTATACTGAAATAATCTACAATTCAATTTACTTACCGTCTATCGTAAAACGCTTCTAAATTACGCAAAGCTCTTTTATAAAGACTGCATACTTTTTGAGCGTGAGTTTTTATGCCCAGAGGAAGAGTAGCCATTTTCACTATTTACATTTGACAATCTGACTGGTGTCTGACTTATtgtgtttaatttgattttgaaagCCGTCAAAATTGACGGCTCAATACAATAGAGTACCTACCAGTACAGGATATTTAAAGAATAGTGTAATAGTACATCCACTCGCTGGTcatgcttttataaatatttattgataaaattactgATTCTACTATTACAAATGCAAAAACGTCTTTAAGCTGTATTATCTATAGattattttacgtttatttgacctatttataatttagtaataagtaaagtaaaataacattcaTTAAAATAGCTGAATGGTCCAACAACAtaccatttaattatttattagtactaGTTATGTAGGTCCATAAACGCATAGTGTGCTAAGTGTCCCAGAAAGTGTCCCAATATTTAAACACGTCATTATAGTACACCCTATTCTCTTGCCCAGGGCCCAGGTTACCTTGATTTATTACGAACGGTTCAGTGGttcattaataaagaaaaagttattttaaatttaaaatattttcatgtttaaGTAGATACCTCTTAATatctatttaagatattttaataaagtaataaaaatgcaCGGTGCacatattttaagtaaacatgCGTAGGTaactagtaaattatatttgccTTTTTAATCTCTTCGGCTTCTCTATAATACGTCTGCTATCTGTTAAAAAGATTTTTGACATGATTTCTTTAGGTAGTTAAGTGTAATTTTCTCGTAACTTTTCATTTTCTAATGATATTTCATTGTTTCTTTGTTCTTTTGTCTCCTTCCGTTTGACAAATCCAATGGATATTTCACAATCAATagattg
This window harbors:
- the LOC126777275 gene encoding NADH dehydrogenase [ubiquinone] 1 beta subcomplex subunit 9, with translation MATLPLGIKTHAQKVCSLYKRALRNLEAFYDRRHVYRYQAVLMRDRFDQNAKITDMRKAVELLKEGEEELFLKQHPIPKKFPYSHGGVAQEREVIPPDWVLDYWHPLEKAQYPEYFKKREERKKEFIAMWEKEYGKPDPKDHHH